From Pseudomonas sp. stari2:
CGGCTAGCTTAGCGGATGTCAGCTGCCGCGCCCACCCATGGACAGTTAAACCTTGGCCGGTGCCGGCGCTGATTTGCTGCGTGGTCGCAGCTGCGCGGTGGCCATCGCGGTATCGGTGACGCCGGTTTCGGCACGCATGCCGGCCGCGAGAAACGGCACCATCAGGCGCATCACCTGTTCGATGGAGGTGTTGACGCCGAAATCAGTCTCGGCAATCGCGCGCAACGCCTTGATACCCGACATGCTGAACGCCGCGGCTCCAAGCATGAAGTGCACACGCCAGAACAGTTCGATAGGAGGAATACGTGGTGCAGCTTCGTTCACCAGCAACATGTAGCGGCGGAACACCTTGCCGTACATGTCTTCCAGATAGCGCCGCAAGTGACCCTGACTCTGGCTGAATGCGAGACCCAGCAAGCGCATGAAAATCGACAGGTCGTTGCCACTACGTGGCTGTACCACCAGTGCTTGCTCGACAAGGATTTCCAGCAGCTCTTCGAGCGAAGGCTTGTTCTCTGGCTTGGCCTGGCGGCGCTCCAGCTCTTTGTCGAGGCTGATGCAGAACGGACCGAGGAAGCGCGAGAATACCGCCTGGATCAGCGCCTTCTTCGAACCGAAGTGATAGTTCACCGCAGCGAGGTTGACCCCTGCCTTGCTGGTGATCAGACGCAATGAGGTTTCAGCGAAACCTTTTTCCGCGAACAGCTGTTCTGCAGCATCAAGAATGCGTTCAACGGTTTCCGACTGGGCCATGGCTACTCCGCCTGACAAACACTTGTTTGAAACATACGTTTCAGCCTATGCCTTGTCAAGCCTGCCAGTTCGTTTTGGGAATGGTCGGTCAGATATTTAACCACAACAAGGACGCCACATTAATCAGCGTCGTCACTGACCGTCCGGCGGCATGGCAAAAAAGGATCATTGCCAAGCCCGCTTCACTGTATATAATCCCAGTCACTGTATAAAAAGACAGAGCGATCAATATGCTTAAGCTGACGCCACGCCAAGCCGAGATTCTGGCCTTTATCAAACGCTGCCTCGAAGACAACGGCTACCCGCCGACCCGCGCGGAAATCGCTCAGGAACTGGGGTTCAAATCCCCTAACGCCGCCGAAGAGCACCTCAAGGCGCTCGCCCGCAAAGGCGCGATCGAGATGACCCCGGGGGCCTCTCGCGGCATTCGAATCCCTGGCTTCGAAGCGAAGGTCGACGAGTCAACGCTTCCGATCATTGGTCGCGTGGCCGCCGGTGCACCGATTCTCGCCCAGCAGCACATCGAAGAGTCCTGCAACATCAACCCGGCCTTCTTCCACCCTCGCGCCGACTACCTTTTGCGCGTCCACGGGATGAGCATGAAGGACATCGGTATTTTCGACGGCGACCTGCTGGCCGTTCACACGACCCGAGAAGCCCGCAACGGTCAGATCGTGGTTGCCCGGATCGGCGACGAAGTGACTGTCAAACGCTTCAAGCGCGATGGCAGCAAGGTCTGGCTGATCGCCGAAAACCCTGAGTTCGCCCCTATCGAAGTCGACCTGAAAGATCAGGAACTGGTGATCGAAGGCTTGAGTGTCGGCGTCATCCGCCGCTAAAGGAGGCTTTATGCAGTTCCCACACGCACCTCAGCAAACACAACTGCCGTTGTTCGAGGCATTTCTGGCGCAACCACTGGCCCCCATCCTCAAGGATGTAGCCGAGCGACCATGGAATGTCGAACCCGAAGCGTTCAGTGAGCTGTCGCTGCGCGGCGCGGCCGGGAACTGCTTGAACCTGCTGGCGCCGATTCTTCGCGAATTGAGCGAGGATCAGGACGCGCGCTGGCTGACCCTGATCGCTCCACCTGCGAGCCTGACCCAAACCTGGTTGCGGGATGCTGGATTGAATCGTGAACGCATCCTGCTGTTGCAACCGCGCGGCACTCAGAGCGCTCAGCAATTGGCTTGCGAAGCCCTGCGCCTGGGTCGTAGTCATACGGTGGTGACATGGTTGAACCCGCTCGCCTCAGGTTCACGCCAACAACTGATCAACGCCGCCCGCACCGGGGACGCTCAAAGCCTGAATATTCGACTGGGCTGACTGCATGCGCGCTAATTCGAGCGCGGGGCTTCTCAAGGGATAGAGAAGCCGAACCGAAGCGATAATCGACGGGCGGTGCTCAATGAAGAACCCGCGGTCCCTCTTCCTTATCAAACTCGCCTTCAACCATACGACCGGCCATTTGCACGCCGACGCTCAGCATCGCCTTGGCAATTTCAACGTGTTGGCCCTGCAGAAATGCCTTGGCATCCTCGGAGAAATCAAGAGTCACCAGGGAACCCTCGTCCTCGGCCCTGCGCAGTTCGATTCGGCCGTCTGGTAGCTCGACAATTTCTAGAAAGGACGTTGGCATATAGGTCTGTTCTCCACGAAAGGCAGGGATTATATAGACATCATTCAGGATTCGCTCAGGATCTTGACCAGCAGCATGCATCTCGTCGCCACCAGCCAAGAAGCCATCAGCACTCGTTCAAGCCTTCACGGAAACGGATAGCCAGACCCTTCAGATTCTGCCGCCAGCTCTCCAGCTCTTCACGACTCAACTCTTCCGGGGCTTGCTCTTCATCCAGATTGACCGCCTGAATCAGCGGCTGGGTCACATCGCCTTTTGGCTTGTGTGGCACTCGCGGCGGCTGAAACAGCGCCGAATGCGCGGCCAGCAATTTAGCCAGCCAGGTTTCCGGATTACCCGCCAACTCAACCATCTCGGCCAACTCGGGGATCGCAATCGACTCAAGCACTTCGCGGGTCAACAGCGTTTCCGCCCGCGGCGCGTTAGCCTGTGGCAGCCTGTAGAACCCGGCAATTTCGTGACACAACCCCAGCAACGCACCATAGAGATGAAACAGTGCGGACTCGCGCCCGGCCTGAATCAGCGCCAGCGAATTCATCGCCCGCCCCTCTTCGGCCCTGGCCAGCGCTTCCAGCGACAAACCCGCGAAATAGATCTTCTGATTGGTACGGGTATAGAGTTCGTGGGCCATGTCGTCACTCTCCACAACGAAATAATTGCTTCACACAGGCCGGACAGTGTCATGGATCAGCCGATCCGACCGCAAGCATTAAACAAAAAGGCCGCATGAAAACCAGAAGGTTGTCATGCGGCCTTTTGTGTTGAAGATGCCTGATCAGCGCACCTTCAGTTCAGCGTTCGCTCAAGCCTTGGCTTTTGCCGGACGCTTGTCTTCGACCGTCCACTTGCCACCATCGAAGAACGCTTTCCAGCCTGTTGGCTTGCCGTCGACTTCGGTCTGAACATATTGCTCCTTGGTCTTGCGGCTGTAGCGGATCACTGCCGGCAGACCATCTGGATCCTTCTGCGGCGCTTCGCACAGGAAGTGGTACTTCGGATCGATCTCGTCCTTGTGCGGCAGAATCTCGACCACCAGCGGAGCACGGGTCTCGCGGTTTTTCGGGAACTGGCTGGCCGCCAGGAACAGGCCTGAAGCACCGTCGCGCAGGATATAGGTGTCGTTGACCTTTTCGCATTTCAGCTCAGGCATTTTCACCGGATCCATCTTCGGCGGCGCCGCGTCACCGCTCTTCAGCAGCTTGCGGGTGTTCTTGCAGGTCGGATTGGTACAACCGAAGAACTTGCCGAAACGACCGGTCTTGAGCTGCATCTCGCTGCCACACTTGTCGCATTCCAGGCTCGGACCTTCGTAACCCTTGATGCGGTAGCTGCCCTCTTCGATTTCGTAGCCGGCGCAATCCGGGTTGTTACCGCAGATATGCAGCTTGCGCTTTTCGTCGAGCAGGTAAGCGTCCATCGCCGTGCTGCAGATCGGGCAGCGATGCTTGCCGCGCAGCACCAGGGATTCCGATTCACCCTCGTCGTCCGCAGCGATTTCATCGCCCGGCACCAGGTTGACGGTGGCCTTGCAGCGCTCTTTCGGCGGCAGGCTGTAGCCCGAGCAACCGAGGAAGACGCCGGTCGAAGCAGTACGAATCTGCATCGGACGACCGCAAGTGGTGCACGGAATATCGGTCATCACCGGCTGGTTGGCACGCATGCCGGCTTCCGGATTCTCGGCTACTTCAAGTTTCTTTTTGAAGTCACCGTAGAACTCATCCAGCACGTTCTTCCAGTCGCGCTCGCCCTGGGCCACGTCATCGAGGTTCTCTTCCATGCCGGCGGTGAAGCCGTAGTCCATGAGGTTCGAGAAGCTCTCGGACAGACGTTCAGTGACGATGTCACCCATCTTTTCCGAATAGAAACGACGGTTGTGCAGGGTCACGTAACCGCGATCCTGAATGGTCGAAATGATCGCCGCGTAGGTCGAAGGACGGCCAATGCCGCGCTTTTCCATTTCCTTCACCAGGCTGGCTTCCGAGTAACGGGCCGGTGGCTTGGTGAAATGCTGGGTTGGATCAAGCTTGATCAGCTTCATCACGTCGCCCTGCGCCATGTCCGGCAGGACATCGTCATCGCCAGGCTTGGTGATTTGCGGCAGGACGCGGGTGTAGCCGTCGAACTTCAGAATACGGCCCTTGGCGCGCAGCTCGAAGTCGCCAGCGGCCACGCTGACGGTGGTCGACAAGTATTGCGCCGGCAGCATCTGGCAAGCCAGAAACTGGCGCCAGATGAGCTCGTAGAGGCGCTCAGCGTCACGCTCCATGCCAGCGAGCTTGCTTGGCGTGGTGTTCGCGTCGGAAGGACGAATCGCTTCGTGAGCCTCTTGTGCGCCTTCCTTGCTGCTGTAGACGTTCGGCGTTTCCGGCAGGTACTTCTTGCCGAACTCGTCTTCGATATAAGTACGCGCCATCGCCACGGCATCGACCGAGAGGTTGGTCGAGTCGGTACGCATATAAGTGATGTAGCCGGCTTCGTACAGACGCTGGGCCATCATCATGGTTTTCTTCACGCCGAAGCCCAGGCGGTTACTCGCGGCCTGCTGCAGCGTGGAGGTGATGAACGGCGCCGACGGTTTGCTGCTGGTCGGCTTGTCTTCACGCTTGACGATGCTGTAGCTGGAGGACTTCAGCTTCTCCAGGGCCGCCATGGCCTGCGCTTCATTGAGCGGCTTGAAAGCTTCACCCTTTTCACGGGCCACTTCGAAACGAACGGTCGAGCCCTTGGTGGTGCCGAGGTCGGCATGCACTTCCCAGTACTCTTCCGGGATGAACGCACGAATTTCACGCTCACGCTCAACCACCAGCTTCACGGCTACCGATTGCACACGACCGGCGGACAGACCGCGAGCGATCTTTGCCCACAGCAGCGGAGAAACCATGTAACCCACGACGCGGTCGAGGAAACGACGGGCCTGCTGCGCGTTCACTCGATCGATATCGAGCTCGCCCGGCTCCGAGAAGGCTTCCTGAATCGCCTTCTTGGTGATTTCGTTGAACACCACGCGCTTGTAGCGGCTGTCGTCACCACCGATGGCTTCGCGCAGGTGCCAGGCAATGGCTTCCCCCTCGCGATCCAAGTCGGTTGCGAGATAGATGGTGTCAGCATCCTTGGCGAGCCGGCGCAGCTCTTCGATGACCTTTTCCTTGCCCGGGAGGATCTCGTACTTGGCTTTCCAGCCATGATCCGGATCGACCCCCATGCGCGAGACCAGCTGCTTGCGCGCCTTCTCTTTAGGCGACAGCGCTGGCGCTTCGCCCGCAGCAGCCTTGCCGCGCTTGGCGGCAGGCTCCTTGCTGGCGCTAGCCGAACCGCTGGTGGGCAGGTCTCGGATATGGCCGATACTCGACTTCACCACGTATTGGTTGCCCAGATACTTGTTGATGGTCTTGGCCTTAGCCGGGGATTCCACAATGACCAGCGATTTGCCCATGGATCAGAAAATTCCTGAATTCTAGAAGTGAAAGGCGGTTGGCGCCTGACGCGGCACCGCTATATATAGTGGCTACAAGGTGAGGTCAAGCGCAGGGTTTTGCGCGCCCTCGCCTTATGGCTTCGAAAAAAGGCTTGGTTCGGCTTGCACCAAAGCAAAGCGCGGGACCTGCTCGCCGTCAACTTCGACGGACTCCAGGAACATGCTCAAGGGACGTACCCAAAAGCCGTAATCGCCATACAGGGCTTGGTAAAAGACCACTTCTTCTTCAGTCTCGGAATGCCGCGCAACACTGAATACGCGGTACTGCGGACCTTTGTAATGTTGGTAGAGCCCAGGTTGTATCGGCACGCTTCGGCCCTCACTCAAATTTTTTCATAATAAATACAAAAATAAATCCGCAAAAACAAAAACCGGGGCACTTGGCCCCGGCTTCCATCGACGAGACGCTTAAACGCGTTCGAAGACGGTGGAGATGCCTTGGCCAAGGCCAATGCACATGGTGGCCACCCCGAAGGTGCCGCCATTCTGCTTCATCACGTTCAGCAAGGTGCCGGAAATACGGGCACCGGAGCAACCGAACGGGTGACCCAGGGCGATCGCGCCGCCGTGCAGGTTAACCTTCTCGTTCATCTTGTCGAGCACTTTCAGATCTTTCAGCACAGGCAAGGCCTGCGCTGCGAACGCTTCGTTGAGCTCGAAGAAGTCGATATCGTTGATACCCAGGCCGGCACGCTTCAGTGCTTTCTGCGTAGCCGGTACCGGACCATAGCCCATGATCGCCGGATCCACACCTGCCACTGCCATCGAACGAATCACGGCCAGCGGCTGAATGCCCAGGTCCTGTGCACGCTGCGCCGACATCACGATCATGCACGAAGCACCATCGGTGATCTGCGACGACGTACCGGCAGTCACGGTGCCGCCCTTTGGATTGAACGCCGGCTTCAGAGCCGCCAGGCTTTCCAGGGTGGTTTCCGGACGAATGGTTTCGTCGTAGTCGAAGGTTTTCAGGAAACCATTCTCGTCATAGCCCT
This genomic window contains:
- a CDS encoding TetR/AcrR family transcriptional regulator, with the translated sequence MAQSETVERILDAAEQLFAEKGFAETSLRLITSKAGVNLAAVNYHFGSKKALIQAVFSRFLGPFCISLDKELERRQAKPENKPSLEELLEILVEQALVVQPRSGNDLSIFMRLLGLAFSQSQGHLRRYLEDMYGKVFRRYMLLVNEAAPRIPPIELFWRVHFMLGAAAFSMSGIKALRAIAETDFGVNTSIEQVMRLMVPFLAAGMRAETGVTDTAMATAQLRPRSKSAPAPAKV
- the lexA gene encoding transcriptional repressor LexA — encoded protein: MLKLTPRQAEILAFIKRCLEDNGYPPTRAEIAQELGFKSPNAAEEHLKALARKGAIEMTPGASRGIRIPGFEAKVDESTLPIIGRVAAGAPILAQQHIEESCNINPAFFHPRADYLLRVHGMSMKDIGIFDGDLLAVHTTREARNGQIVVARIGDEVTVKRFKRDGSKVWLIAENPEFAPIEVDLKDQELVIEGLSVGVIRR
- the sulA gene encoding SOS-induced cell division inhibitor SulA produces the protein MQFPHAPQQTQLPLFEAFLAQPLAPILKDVAERPWNVEPEAFSELSLRGAAGNCLNLLAPILRELSEDQDARWLTLIAPPASLTQTWLRDAGLNRERILLLQPRGTQSAQQLACEALRLGRSHTVVTWLNPLASGSRQQLINAARTGDAQSLNIRLG
- a CDS encoding DUF6586 family protein — encoded protein: MAHELYTRTNQKIYFAGLSLEALARAEEGRAMNSLALIQAGRESALFHLYGALLGLCHEIAGFYRLPQANAPRAETLLTREVLESIAIPELAEMVELAGNPETWLAKLLAAHSALFQPPRVPHKPKGDVTQPLIQAVNLDEEQAPEELSREELESWRQNLKGLAIRFREGLNEC
- the topA gene encoding type I DNA topoisomerase gives rise to the protein MGKSLVIVESPAKAKTINKYLGNQYVVKSSIGHIRDLPTSGSASASKEPAAKRGKAAAGEAPALSPKEKARKQLVSRMGVDPDHGWKAKYEILPGKEKVIEELRRLAKDADTIYLATDLDREGEAIAWHLREAIGGDDSRYKRVVFNEITKKAIQEAFSEPGELDIDRVNAQQARRFLDRVVGYMVSPLLWAKIARGLSAGRVQSVAVKLVVEREREIRAFIPEEYWEVHADLGTTKGSTVRFEVAREKGEAFKPLNEAQAMAALEKLKSSSYSIVKREDKPTSSKPSAPFITSTLQQAASNRLGFGVKKTMMMAQRLYEAGYITYMRTDSTNLSVDAVAMARTYIEDEFGKKYLPETPNVYSSKEGAQEAHEAIRPSDANTTPSKLAGMERDAERLYELIWRQFLACQMLPAQYLSTTVSVAAGDFELRAKGRILKFDGYTRVLPQITKPGDDDVLPDMAQGDVMKLIKLDPTQHFTKPPARYSEASLVKEMEKRGIGRPSTYAAIISTIQDRGYVTLHNRRFYSEKMGDIVTERLSESFSNLMDYGFTAGMEENLDDVAQGERDWKNVLDEFYGDFKKKLEVAENPEAGMRANQPVMTDIPCTTCGRPMQIRTASTGVFLGCSGYSLPPKERCKATVNLVPGDEIAADDEGESESLVLRGKHRCPICSTAMDAYLLDEKRKLHICGNNPDCAGYEIEEGSYRIKGYEGPSLECDKCGSEMQLKTGRFGKFFGCTNPTCKNTRKLLKSGDAAPPKMDPVKMPELKCEKVNDTYILRDGASGLFLAASQFPKNRETRAPLVVEILPHKDEIDPKYHFLCEAPQKDPDGLPAVIRYSRKTKEQYVQTEVDGKPTGWKAFFDGGKWTVEDKRPAKAKA
- a CDS encoding DUF1653 domain-containing protein — translated: MPIQPGLYQHYKGPQYRVFSVARHSETEEEVVFYQALYGDYGFWVRPLSMFLESVEVDGEQVPRFALVQAEPSLFSKP
- the fadA gene encoding acetyl-CoA C-acyltransferase FadA produces the protein MSLNPRDVVIVDFGRTPMGRSKGGMHRNTRAEDMSAHLISKLLERNTKVDPAEVEDVIWGCVNQTLEQGWNIARMASLMTQIPHTSAGQTVSRLCGSSMSALHTAAQAIMTGNGDVFVVGGVEHMGHVSMMHGVDPNPHMSLYAAKASGMMGLTAEMLGKMHGITREQQDAFGVRSHQLAHKATVEGKFKDEIIPMQGYDENGFLKTFDYDETIRPETTLESLAALKPAFNPKGGTVTAGTSSQITDGASCMIVMSAQRAQDLGIQPLAVIRSMAVAGVDPAIMGYGPVPATQKALKRAGLGINDIDFFELNEAFAAQALPVLKDLKVLDKMNEKVNLHGGAIALGHPFGCSGARISGTLLNVMKQNGGTFGVATMCIGLGQGISTVFERV